From Manihot esculenta cultivar AM560-2 chromosome 18, M.esculenta_v8, whole genome shotgun sequence:
TAACTCCGAGCCTTCCCATTTCCAAGTGTGAGCTCTAGATCATCCAAACCTACTTCATGAATCCTTTCTCCTTCCCATGGTTTCACCTGTCCACTCCCAAACTCAAACTCCATGCTCCTCCCATTCTCTTTGATCACATTGCTGGACAAAATTTGCTCAGCCACAGGTTTCACAAGATTATAGGTTGGAGAGGTTGGCATTGCAGCTACAGAAGGTGAAAATTTTTGAAAGCTTATCCATTGACCAGACTCAACAGTGGATGTATCAGACTCGTCACATTCAGGTATGGTGGCTGGCGCATGAAATTGACGATGAGTTGGGCTAACTGGGGCAGATGCAGCATAGAAAGGGTAATTTAATGAGGCCATGGATTGTTTGGCAATGAACTCCCAGTTGGGAATTGGCTTGGGATTTTTTGTGGTTGGAGATGAGAGCGGAGGAGTTACGGGTGCACTGTTGGAGATTCGGAGAGGAGGGAGAGATGAGGGAATGGCATTTTGGAGGAAGGGAAGGAGATTAGAAGAAGCATTATTCTCAACTCGAGATGGGCTAGGGAATGAAGAGGAGGAGGGGCTAACTTGGTAGGAAGGAATTGGACTAGGAAATGCTGAGGATAAAGGACTCGGATTTTGTGAAGAGTACGGAGTAATCCTTACAGAGGCGCCTACAATATCAATTGGGGGTGGCTTGCATCCCTGGATCAACAAACCAAACATGGTGGTACTAAATCAGATTATGACTACCCTTAATATGAAAGGGATATAAACAAACAGTAGAGGAAGTAGTTGCAGATTGCAAAGCACAAGAGATAAAAACACCTACTACAGAGCAACTGAAGTCTCCATACCAACGTCTTGGGTTTTAAATTCTTAGAAAAGGGCAACACTAACCATTAGAGCTTCATTAATCAATCAAAAGCTAATCAATCATATCCATTGAACTTTCAAGTTCTAAAATTAGAAAGCCCTGAGAATAGACCTTCTTCAGTAGCATAAATTTCCAATGCTATCTCCTTAAGAGAGAGGAATAAGTGGAGGATGATAATAAAACAGCAGATACGAGACAAGTATAATGCAAGGTGATCCTGTTCAATTGCCCAATGATCCAGCCATAAAAATTGAAGCTAAAAACCAGATGAGAAATAGGGATGTAACGCACGAGAGCTAAAAAGAAACACACAGAAAAATAATTCAGAGAAAAACTAAAAATCCAGGGAAAAATAGCAAATCTAAAAGCATGTGAAGCATAGATAGAGGCTCGATCCAAATAAAGAAACCCATTTCCATCCCAACTCAATTgtggaaaagagaaaaaaacaaGACAAATCTATAGCAATAACTTTAGACCgaattaaaagaagaaaacGAGTACCTTACGGTAGGTGTTGCCATCTTCTTCAACGACCCAACCAGCCTCGATGCACAGAGCCTTCAAGACCTCATTATTATCACAGTGTTTAGGCAAATTGTAATTCCCTTGAGCTCTCAACCCTGAAAAAATCTTAGCAGCTATGGCTCTTCTCCTCCTCTCCCTCCTCCTATTATTCTCTCGCTCTCTCCATGACGGCTTCCTCCTCGGAGCCACCGAAGTCGAAGTCGCGCCGTCTGAAGTCATTTTCCGGCGAACACGGGTTCCTCAATATCCGGCGAGCTGGGTGGATCGCGTTGCCGGGGATATAAACCCAGGAAGAAAAGGTAAGAGAAATATCAGTCAAGAGGAAAACGCCACACTTCGCTGCAaccataagaagaagaagaagaatctctCTTTGTGTGTGAGTACTGAGGACATGGCAGAgttatttgaaaaagaaaaaggttggTTTCTAGAAATGGTGAGGTGCGGGCAAGTACAAGGAAAGAGTTGGGATCAAACTTCCTAATCAACGGTGGTGTGGCTTTCAGATTATAACAGAAAATTAATCATTTGAGTGTTGGGATGATAAGGGTGTGTTTGTGTGTCGATGATAACGTATCCTCATTTGCGAGTAAGAAAGAAGAGTTAACTGTTACCACGTGTAAGTTTATACGCCTGTGCTGTCTTGTGATGACCAAATAATTTCTAACATGGGGTCCAGCCGTTGAGTGTCGGGACCCACCCAAGTTGAAGGAGTTTTGTTGTTAAGCATGCCCCATGCAATGTTTTATTGTAATTTGTTAAAGCTGTCGATCCATTAACTTGGTGTCGTATCACCGGCCGCGGCCCGATTGGCCCGATTCTAGTCGGATTTTGAATCGGAATCGGTCGTTTTAATATGGGGTTGAAGCTATTCTAAATCAGATCGCATAATTTGATTGTCTATAAACAAACGAGAAATGGCAAAAGTCCTTTGAATTACTTATAACATTCTTTTATAAGTCGAATGGTGACCTCAAAGTTCACAAATGGTAAAGGATATGCTACATGATTTTGGCAGGTTATTATGTCTGCAAATATATGTCCAGTGAAATATTGAAATCTGAATTCAGGTATGCCAAAACAAAACCATATTACAAGTCTCAGAAAAAGCAATTAAAGCAATTAGTGCAGAATACAGAAAAGGTGTGCAATCTGGGTGATTCTGAAAATGCAAGAGCAAGTGATTCAGTTCCCCAGCGCTTTGCTTCTTGACTGGACTCTTCCCAAGTTCCCATTTGAATTTCAGCAATTTCATCTTGCTTTTCCTTTACCTTGAATAATTTAATCATTGTGCCTGCCAAATGAGTACAAAGAAATTATCAATGCTAGAATCGAAGTGCAAAGCTAAAAAGTTGCTTCTGATGAAACAAGAATCAATTAACATTGATTTGATGACTTTTGACTGCACAAGGGAcaaattttaatgttttctaACGCAGCTATTCAAGCAGGCGAGTACAAGATTAACAgtattacaaaaataataaatctgGATCAAGTGCACAACTCCCAATCACAACCATAATCATAAATTCATGGTAACTCACTAATATCCATACCCACATGACGAAAGGATGCTACTTTCTTGTAGACCTGAATAAAGCTCAACTTTTTCCATGAAAATTTgaggttaaataaataaaacgaaTTCTATAATCGATTTGGGGATAAGCATTGTTAACCAACGAAATCGAGCTAGAGAGAAGCACTAAAGAAAACAAAATCTTTATAAAGAAGAGAACAGTCTAATTAATTGTATCCAAAACCAAAACTTATAAATGTTCTACGTCGGTAACTGTATAAGCTGCATGTGTAAACTGGAAACAAAATAATTGCGCAAAAAAAAAAGGAGCCAAGGAAGGTAAACTGCTCGAGGAAAGTACCCAGagaacatatatataaaaaagcgAAGAAGAATTTGGGTAATGAAAAGGCTTGGTATAGGAGGGATATGTTTGTTGGCTTTGGCCATTTGGAGCAGGAGATGTCACTATTCTATTTGACTTGCTCTCTTATGCATATGGACAATCAGGCATGCTGTTTAATTTATGCTCGCATGGCGTTCGTACGAATGCGATGGTGCAAGCGGTGGGCCAACGAGCTACAGATGgcaattagaaaaagaaaaaggaaattaaaattcaatcgccgttgccggggatcgAACCCGGGTCACCCGCGTGACAGGCGGGTATACTCACCACTATACTACAACGACCGAATGAGATTGTCGGCACCATTTTAATTATGACTGTACAATCAGGCATGCTGTTTAATTTATGCTCGCATGGCGTTCGTACGAATGCGATGGTCCAACGAGCTACAGATGgcaattagaaaaagaaaaagaaaattgaaattcaatcgccgttgccggggatcgAACCCGGGTCACCCGCGTGACAGGCGGGTATACTCACCACTATACTACAACGACCGGATGGGAATGTCGGCCTTTTTCCCCATGATCGATCAATAAGTTTCAGTTGCATCagaagaaaatatatttattaaagatgcttaaaaaaatttttaatttaaaaaaaaacagataTTTTGGAGAAGTATTTTTGGATGCATTGCTAATGATAGGCTTGTGTCCTCATGAATTTGACCTTTTTGGATGATGGGCTGGACCTTTTAACTAAACACTTTTTGGGTCACTAGGCTGGCTTAGAGAGACAACTAGAAATTATATCCGGCCATTGACTGGAATGTGAATTCAAATTGTTCCTTTTTCAATTAAGAGAACAGCacaatgttttttatttttttatttttgtttccaaTGCAGAATTCTAACTGTTGACCTCTATAACCTctcataaaatactaaaatttatcTGTAGAATAAGGGCactggaaacacatgaactgcTTTCTGCTTGGTGGACTAAAAAATaggctcttttttttttgggtagGGGGGAGTGATGAAGATATTTTGACAGCAGTAAGGGGACCAGTGCGTCCTTCTCATGATATTGCCTCTAACAAAAATTTCCCAAATTAAACCCAACTCACTCCACCTAacaaaatatttacatatataaaaCTTGGAACCAAATTCTGTGACCACAATAAAAGAAACCAAAATAGACTCTTCACCTAATTTATCCTCATGCACATGCCCATCTAGCTTCATTTTAGTTTTTGGTTGAAGTCAAGCTCCCTCATAGGGGAGCATCAACGCTTATATTCTTTACCACCTTCAATCTTCCATTTTACTATTATGATTATTGTATCGTgcgttgcattccatgaaacaGATCATTCTCTGACGATATTGGGATGTCACTTTTGCAGTGAAATTAAAGATCAGAGAGATGGATGCTGATATTTTGTGGCTATGGAGATTTCATATAAAGATAATTGGTAACAATTAGATGAAATAATATGGAGAAAGGAAGCAACGAGGTGCTTACAAGGTGGAGCCCAGTGTTCTGGCTGCTTTACTTATCACTGCTTGCTGTGGGTTCATACCCTGCtccccagtaccaccaccatcACCTCTTATCTATTGGGAAAAATCTTATAAGCTTATTCACAATTGAGGTTGGATGAAAAAGcacttttttgaaaataaaaataagtgttgtaaaaaaatatttgaaaattattaattttgttttatgttgttataaataaattattatatctaatttaattttaaattaaagatcaGTATTTGATATTTGTAAAGATGTGCCAGTGCCAAACATAACCCACTTTTAGCAAAAGGCAGGCTTGGAATTAGCACAATAAGTCAACAAATTCAGCTAAAGCTCCACATTTCTAATTTTTGTTAAATGTATTCACTCGGATGGAAGTGATGTTGTGGTGCCCAACTACATTAAAACCATGATGCTGCACACACTAGATCAACCATTCCATTGAAGTTTTGTTCAGACTTGACGGACTAATTCTGGTTGATTTGTGCATGTGCATGGTTTGTGCTGCTGCTGCTGTTCACGTGATAGAAATGTTAAAAAGGGTCCACTATAATTTCTACTGTGTGATCATGACGTCTGTGTGTAGCCAATGCCTCTCAATCCAACGGTTGATCGAGTCCCTAAACGATCTAAcggatataaattttataatccaAAATCGACGGTTGATTTTGCTCTGTTGTGGCGGGAAAATCGGGTGGGAAAGACTGCCAGATaaatatgttttctttttaattttttaaaataatcgtTCAGGAATGggaaataactaaaaataaaaaatttggtaTCCCATGTCGGACAAGACAGCACTGATGGCAGGTAGAGACTGTGTACACGTGGACCCCACAGATGAATTTGCGGGAGTTTCCGTTACGTTCCATTCTGGCGTTACTTTTCCTCTCTCCTGCACTAAACTTGCTTTCGTAGTTCCTTGGATCTATGCATATCCTTCCAAAAAAGAAGCTCCGTTATCTTTCTTCACAAAATTACCAACCGCCCACGCGCTATTTTTTactgtaaaaaattatttaaaatatacaatattttaaagtaaagcaatttaaaataaaatcttacttaaattgcataattttattaaattaattttaatatggatcaaatttataataagactatatttaaaagaaatatattaGGAAGCGGCGAGGTGAAGGGCATTTTGGTCATTTGATATTTGCCCATCACCCCACTAGAACCGGTGGTCAAAGGGTCAGCCCAACCGGTATAAACAAGTAAAACAACTCCATTTCGAAAACCGGCTAGTGATTTTTTCGCAACTCATTAACGTCCCCTCATCCAAGTGCATGATTAACGAAACCTCTCTCTATCATTACGTGGCGATATTCCACTGGCTCATTTCGCCTCGTCGGGATTCATAGCAACACAACCAATAAACAAAACCCAGTCACTCTCGTCTTTTCTCTCTCACATTAAAGAAcactcttttctctctcatTACTCCCTCTGTGTTTTTTCTCTCTCAGAAAATCCGAAATTTCTCCtcaatttctcttctttttgtttCCGAAATTTCAATATACTTGCTCAGCAATGCATGATCTTCATTTTAATTCCAATTTCGAGTTTTGAAACTCTAATTTGCATCCGCTTTGCATTGACTCACTGAGTTGGAATAGAAATAATGCTGGAGGCTGTGGAAAGTTCAGTCAATGGAGGGTTCCCGCACTTGCAGAGCTGTGGAGACAGCAGCGAGGAGGAGCTCTCCGTGTTGCCTCGTCACACTAAGGTGGTGGTGACCGGAAATAACAGGACCAAGTCGGTGCTTGTGGGTCTTCAAGGAGTGGTCAAGAAGGCTGTTGGGCTTGGTGGCTGGCATTGGCTGGTATTCGTTTGGACTTCTTTCAGTAATTGGGTTTCATTGTTTTGGTTTGGTTCGGATTGATTTTGGGTTATAATGTTGTTTTACTCAGCTTTGAACCTTTtatcttgaaaaaaaaaaggtatttTGTTGTGTTTAAATGGTGTGTTTTGGCAATGTGGGTCAATTTTAGCAGTTTAAGATTTGGGTTTTGGTAGTGTATTTTACTTTGCTCATTATGGGGTTcggtttttattttgtaaatttggGATCATCCATAAGTTAAAATTTGGGTGtccttttttaaaattaatttcaattctcATTGTAGATAGTTATTATTCGATAATAATTTGTGAGGCACATATATTGTGTAAATTTTCCTAAATTAAGGTGCTTTATGTTGATTTCAATTTACAATTTCTGGGACTGGGTAATGGTTTCATTGCATGCGCTTTTTAACCAATGGATCTGGTGTTTGAGTGGGATTTTACTATTTTGGGATTTTAAATTGGCATTTTGATGTGGTTTTGCAACTTGTTTGAGTTTATTTTCATTGCCTTCCCTCTTTGATTATGCCttttttttcatgctttctaGTTCCACGCGATGGGGTTTTGGGCTTGTGCGCAATTATTCACATATTTGTAGAAGTGTATGAAAATTCAATACATATTCTATTGGATTGAATTATGTATTGAATTAGCTTTCTTCTCTCTTTATCCCAAATTTTGATTTCAAGATCGGATTGCTagttttcctttttgcttagtCTTGAGCTTTCTATGCATGGATGATTATTTAACATAAACTCATTTGAAATTTGTTTTGCTTGCCGGGTTTTCTTTGAAGTGTCTGACATACTGTTCATTTGTCTTGGGAATTTCTATATAATATGTAATCTGAAATGAAAATTAGCATATCTTTTGATGACAATAAAGCCCATGATTTGGATTATTTTACTCCACTCTAGTTATTGTGCTATCTTCTCAGAAAGCATCTTAATCTTTGACttggagaaatttttttttgattGCGAACAACTATGTAGTTATGTATGGTTTGCCTGAAATCCAGAACAGAAACTTATTTGATAACTTATTAGTATTGGATTCCAATGCTTGTCCCTGTAAATCTCTTATATTATTCATATGATTTTGTTTTGGTTCTGATATTTGGAATGTCCTTTTACTAAAAATTGTAGGTTCTTACAAATGGCATAGAAGTAAAGCTACAGAGGAATGCCCTTAGTGTGATAGAGGCTCCCACCGGGAATGAGGATGACGATGATTTGGAATTTGATAATGTACAGTGGAATGGATCTGACATGGGTGAGTTTggttatttaatttcattattaaatGTCGTCCTCAATTTTAGTTGACACATGGTGACTGGTTAATGAATTGATTTGGAAAGATATTTCTATTTCTTGAGCTTTCCGGCCTTGAACAAACTCTTATGTCAGGATGTAATTAAGTATTTGCTTAGACCCAAATTGTTAGTTTGTAAGAGTATTACTTTTTTTCAGTGGAAAGCGATCAAGTATGGTACATAGGATCCGTTCTGTCTTTCACCTTTTACTTTCATTATGGCAAAAGCTCCCTTGTTTGATATCTTTATCTTTTAATTGGACCCACCCACCACCCTTTTTTAATTCTGTTTGTGCTCTTCCTGATTTTTCCAGCATCCGATGACACCCAAAAGTCCCATAGATCAAGGCATAGGACGCATAAATCAACGGGGTCATCTCACAAGACTATGAGCAGGTCCCTCTCTTGTGACTCGCAGTCTAAGGGCTCTGTTTCCACACCTCGTGGGACCGCGGTATTATAAATCTTTAGCCACTCTATTTACTTGTTCATATTGTTTTCATTTGTTTACTGTGCaaggaaataaattaattttaccaTGAACATCTCCATCACAGAAAGTTGACCTCAGCAAATTAGAGATGGCTGCCTTGtggagatattggagacacttcaaTCTTGTGcgtttcttattttatttattgagaGATACTTTTGATGACTGGTTCCTTGTCTGTGCGGCACATTCATTAATAACTATATACATTATAAATGTTTCTAGGTGGATGCTATCCCCAACCCATCTAAAGAGCAACTAGTAGATGTTGTTCAGAGGCATTTTATGTCCCAGGTACTTGCAAAACCAATCCTTTTACACCTTTAAAACTGAAGAGGTTGGTTTTGTAATTGGGAGTTTATTAAACGTGCGAGTTGACTGAAACCATCATATTGTTTTGGTGTTGAAGCAAATGGACGAGCTGCAGGTGATTGTGGGATTTGTTCAGGCTGCAAAGAGACTGAAGACCGTCTGCAAGTGAAGACATGATTATCAGTCACAATGTTTGAGATGTACTGAATCTCAAATACTAACAGATACTGGTACCTAAATGTCCCCTTCCCTGTCTGTAACATATGTATGGCTTGTTTATCATTATCGTTTATGTTAGTATTTAGCGGGGGCTGGTAGTGGTAGTTGCTATTATGTCCCAGCTATagagctgctgctgctgctgcttcttcttcttcttcttcttctttttcttcttcttgttgcTGCCCTTTTTGGTAGTGTAGTTATGTAGATATTATGTAAACTGGTTATTAGACCTCCAAGAAGTCCCTGTGGCATTTTCTTCTAAGCTTTGGTTTAATGTATTGCTGACGTTGGGGAAGTGGACTTCTGaaaaatgtatatatattcTATGTTCTCtgcttttcttctctttcttagGCCATTCTAATCTAAACTCAGTGGAATACTGCCTGGGTAAATTTTGTGTTTATCTTAATGAGAGTGGGTGAGGATTCGAGTTTAGTTCCATGGAAGTCTCATCTATTTTTTTGAGATATTTAGTAGATATTCATTTTTTACTTGGTTGTATAGTCTACCAAATATATTCAGCTGTGTAGCCCTAGTAAAATAAGCCTTTTtcctataaaagaaaatttatatttatacaatcagaATCTTAGGCAGTCCAATAAAGTCTCAAGTGGGAGGATTTGATGTATCTAAAAGGGACCCACTCATAAATTCTCTTGCCCAGTACTGAAAATCTGTCTGCTCCTCGGCCTAACGCTTCTACTGTACTGATTTTGATATGGATTTCGTTGCTTATGTTCAGAAAGCATAGTTGAAACttgaaatgaaaatattttattatttaattataatattaagaaACATATTGATTTGCTTTCcccaaaattgatttatttctaCATAATGAATAAGAAAAACTGCTCAATCATCattatgattttaataataaacattAATGATTATGAATATTATGAGtagagaatattttaaaattcttttcaaataataaattttgccGATTGTAGTTGTAGGCCTAATTTATTCATTCACCTTCACCTGCCCAAGAGACCTTTTCCCTTTGGGCTTTGTTAGTCTTACACTATGTTTGGATTAGTAAAGGGAGAAAAGGAAATAAAGAGTATAAAATAAgtgaaagaaaatatatttattttcctttatCTTGTTTGGTTGGGCTTTGTTTAAAAAGTGgagagaataaaaatattatttttaatttatatttatacgcTTTAACCTATAAAGacctattatttaataatagcaattaattataaaataaatttagataaagaATTTACtgcaaataatatattttttaaagcagtaaatgtgattttacgaaaatgataaatattttatgcataagtaaaaaaacaaatttaataatatgaggatatttatgtaattctaaaaaagaaatatacTTGCTCCAAAAGGGAGAGAAAGGTACCGGATGAAAACTTCTAAGTTATTTTTCATCCCATGCTATTTTCTTTCTTATCCCCAAACAAGGGAAAAtaccctctttttttttttaaaaaaaaaaatttctttcttattttcaaataaaagctagttaaattcaaaatcaaattaaattgaataaattaaaaattaaaattttaatatttataaaaattaaattaaactaattttagttaaaaatcaaTGTGAATCGCATCATCTAATTTGATTCAGTTggatttgattaattaatttttttaataatttttttattttttattttatttttaatattttaaaatttaattaaaatattttaatatcaactataatttaatatttatatactataaaaactaatatattattgtaattaatggatttgactttttttaatttttatctaattaaaattaaattaaaataatcaaaattttaaaaataaaaaataaaccaaattaaaaaaaaattaatttaatttaattcaatccaTTTTTTCGATTCGAACCAAAATGATATTCACTTTCCTTTACTTCTCCCAGCGGATTGCAAAGAGCTCTCGAAGCAGAGAGGTCAAATCTTTTCGTAGGTTGGATTTGTAGCCAAACTGATAATATCTTACATTCAATGGCATCCATACCATTCTTCAATCAAATTTTTATACATGAAAATAGGATATCTGCACcgtaaaatttttattcttttttatttttataaataatttcaatgCATTTCCAATTAAGTTCTTTAACCAATGCAATTAGTTGAGACTTTTTTGTTTATGtatctgattttttttataatagtataaattaaaaaaatatataataattattaaatgtaTATGTCTAATCtaataatcattaaaattttcaatgtaCGGTATGAATCAAGCTGTTTCACCCTAGTTAATTTCAGTTCCTAATTAATTAGGTTTTTGATTAGTTGCCattttttttatagttgaagTAATAAATTTGATTAGTTGCCATTTAAAATTCCATTATAGTCCcttgttttaataaaattttcaattaagtcCATGTTCTAGCCTTTATtccattatcatttttttttctacaaATTCCCAAAAATTAACATTTATCCTACAAATTCTCTATGCATGAGTGATATtctggaaaaaaagaaaagaaaagaaaagaaaagaaa
This genomic window contains:
- the LOC110606884 gene encoding protein BRASSINAZOLE-RESISTANT 1; its protein translation is MTSDGATSTSVAPRRKPSWRERENNRRRERRRRAIAAKIFSGLRAQGNYNLPKHCDNNEVLKALCIEAGWVVEEDGNTYRKGCKPPPIDIVGASVRITPYSSQNPSPLSSAFPSPIPSYQVSPSSSSFPSPSRVENNASSNLLPFLQNAIPSSLPPLRISNSAPVTPPLSSPTTKNPKPIPNWEFIAKQSMASLNYPFYAASAPVSPTHRQFHAPATIPECDESDTSTVESGQWISFQKFSPSVAAMPTSPTYNLVKPVAEQILSSNVIKENGRSMEFEFGSGQVKPWEGERIHEVGLDDLELTLGNGKARS
- the LOC110605819 gene encoding uncharacterized protein LOC110605819 encodes the protein MLEAVESSVNGGFPHLQSCGDSSEEELSVLPRHTKVVVTGNNRTKSVLVGLQGVVKKAVGLGGWHWLVLTNGIEVKLQRNALSVIEAPTGNEDDDDLEFDNVQWNGSDMASDDTQKSHRSRHRTHKSTGSSHKTMSRSLSCDSQSKGSVSTPRGTAKVDLSKLEMAALWRYWRHFNLVDAIPNPSKEQLVDVVQRHFMSQQMDELQVIVGFVQAAKRLKTVCK